In Gemmatimonadota bacterium, a single genomic region encodes these proteins:
- the tsaD gene encoding tRNA (adenosine(37)-N6)-threonylcarbamoyltransferase complex transferase subunit TsaD → MRILALETSCDETSASVIEGRGDAVQLQSLVILSQDVHRIFGGVVPEIASRAHLTAVVPVVNQALHEAGCSLADVDTIAVTHAPGLVGALLVGVSYAKGLALGSGKRLLGVHHMEGHLFATSLESADAVPPFTALLVSGGHTLLLDVAEWGAYRLLGATRDDAAGEAFDKVAKLLGLPYPGGRPIEQLAATGDPSRLRFSRPMLRRDQHPGDADFYDVSFSGLKTAVLHAVRDAADLAVEAPHIARAFQDALVDTLVEKTYRAAREHGRRRVVLGGGVACNRALVQAMQRRLGDLGATVYAPSSRLATDNAAMIARAALFHAERGTSSDWTLNAHAALPLPGLAG, encoded by the coding sequence ATGCGCATCCTCGCGCTCGAGACCTCGTGCGACGAGACCTCGGCCAGCGTCATCGAGGGTCGCGGCGACGCCGTGCAACTGCAGTCGCTGGTGATCCTCTCGCAGGATGTTCATCGCATTTTCGGCGGCGTCGTGCCGGAGATCGCCTCGCGCGCCCACCTCACCGCCGTCGTCCCGGTCGTCAACCAGGCGCTGCACGAGGCCGGATGCTCGCTCGCCGACGTCGACACCATCGCGGTCACCCACGCCCCCGGGCTGGTGGGGGCACTCCTGGTGGGCGTGAGCTACGCCAAGGGACTCGCCCTGGGTTCCGGGAAGCGGTTGTTAGGCGTGCACCACATGGAAGGGCATCTCTTCGCCACCTCCCTCGAGTCGGCCGACGCGGTCCCCCCGTTCACCGCCCTGCTCGTCTCAGGGGGACACACGCTCCTGCTCGACGTCGCCGAGTGGGGGGCGTATCGCCTGCTCGGCGCCACGCGCGACGACGCGGCGGGTGAGGCCTTCGACAAGGTCGCGAAGCTGCTCGGCCTCCCGTATCCCGGCGGACGTCCCATCGAGCAGCTCGCGGCCACGGGCGATCCGTCACGCCTTCGCTTCTCTCGCCCGATGCTGCGACGGGACCAGCATCCCGGCGACGCCGATTTCTACGACGTTTCGTTCAGTGGCCTCAAGACGGCGGTGTTGCACGCCGTGCGCGACGCCGCGGACCTGGCCGTCGAGGCGCCGCACATCGCGCGCGCCTTTCAGGACGCGCTGGTAGACACGCTCGTAGAGAAGACGTATCGTGCGGCGCGGGAGCACGGACGCCGCCGCGTGGTACTGGGCGGCGGCGTGGCCTGCAACCGCGCGCTCGTGCAGGCGATGCAACGGCGACTTGGTGACCTCGGGGCGACCGTGTACGCACCGTCGTCGCGCCTGGCGACCGACAACGCTGCCATGATCGCCCGCGCCGCACTCTTCCACGCCGAGCGGGGTACGTCGAGCGACTGGACCCTCAATGCACACGCCGCGCTGCCCCTTCCGGGCCTCGCGGGCTGA
- a CDS encoding TlpA family protein disulfide reductase, with protein MSTARQWQVVGLIVALLGAGLVYSATLGGSAVEQVRVGARTPEFHAATLDGSARTKSIADYKGEVVLINLWATWCGPCVIEMPSIQRLYDRYRDAGLKVVAVAVDDPGYEQRVLDFVAEHKLTFEILHEGTGKIEQAFQTQGIPATFLIGRDGRIRKLSLGADNWDSAANRAVVAQLLGVNESAAP; from the coding sequence GTGAGTACCGCTCGCCAGTGGCAGGTGGTCGGGCTCATCGTCGCACTGCTCGGCGCGGGGCTAGTGTACAGTGCAACGTTAGGCGGCAGTGCCGTCGAGCAGGTGCGCGTGGGGGCACGGACGCCCGAGTTCCACGCCGCCACGCTCGACGGCTCGGCGCGCACCAAGAGCATCGCCGACTACAAGGGCGAGGTCGTCCTGATCAACCTCTGGGCGACCTGGTGCGGCCCGTGCGTCATCGAGATGCCGAGCATCCAGCGACTGTACGATCGCTACCGCGACGCGGGCCTCAAGGTCGTCGCGGTCGCCGTCGACGATCCCGGCTACGAGCAGCGCGTGCTCGATTTCGTCGCCGAGCACAAGCTCACCTTCGAGATCCTGCACGAAGGGACCGGCAAGATCGAGCAGGCGTTCCAGACGCAGGGCATCCCGGCCACCTTCCTCATCGGACGCGACGGGCGCATCCGCAAGCTCAGTCTCGGTGCAGACAACTGGGACTCGGCCGCCAACCGGGCTGTCGTCGCGCAACTGCTCGGCGTCAACGAGTCGGCCGCGCCGTGA
- a CDS encoding ribulose-phosphate 3-epimerase, with the protein MKVRIAPSILSADFARLGDEIAMCEAGGADWIHIDVMDGCFVPNLTYGAKVIETCRRLTTMPLDAHLMVLEPEKYFDSFAKAGADIITIHQETAPHLHRQVARIRELGCKAGVTINPSTPVATLVDVAADVDMILIMSVNPGFGGQKFIPRSLDKIRQARTLLDEAGNRTAMIEVDGGISRDTIASCWRSGADTFVAGNAIFAAKDPKAEIAALRGLCQESV; encoded by the coding sequence ATGAAAGTCCGCATCGCCCCGTCCATCCTCAGCGCTGACTTCGCCCGCCTGGGCGACGAGATCGCCATGTGCGAAGCCGGCGGCGCCGACTGGATCCACATCGACGTCATGGATGGTTGCTTCGTCCCCAACCTCACGTATGGTGCCAAGGTCATCGAGACCTGCCGGCGCCTGACGACGATGCCGCTCGACGCCCACCTGATGGTGCTCGAGCCGGAGAAGTACTTCGACTCGTTCGCCAAGGCCGGCGCCGACATCATCACCATCCACCAGGAAACGGCCCCGCACCTGCACCGACAGGTCGCGCGCATCCGCGAGTTGGGGTGCAAGGCGGGGGTCACGATCAACCCGTCGACCCCGGTGGCCACGCTCGTCGATGTCGCCGCCGACGTGGACATGATCCTCATCATGTCCGTGAACCCGGGCTTCGGCGGGCAGAAGTTCATCCCGCGGTCGCTCGACAAGATCCGCCAGGCACGCACCCTCCTCGATGAGGCCGGGAACCGCACGGCGATGATCGAGGTCGACGGCGGCATCTCGCGCGACACGATCGCCAGTTGCTGGCGATCGGGTGCCGACACCTTCGTGGCCGGCAACGCGATCTTCGCCGCCAAGGACCCCAAGGCGGAGATCGCGGCGTTGCGCGGGCTCTGCCAGGAGTCGGTGTGA
- a CDS encoding PASTA domain-containing protein yields the protein MKPTRRVSAWLQHLAMAAGGFLLAYLFIAFVVLPDDIALGDITIPGVVGLTQADAQRRLSGLGLKVSLGESRFSADAPKSTVLAQNPPAGSVVAPGTTISLDVSAGQQRATIPALVGLASEDAERELKKAGLQLGQLQEQPSDSARGLVLGSNPSDGQVVPLGTRVDLIVSAGPAQLTMPDVVGQDFESAAALLAQLGLVTAPPDHDPDSTLPRGAVVSQSPAAGASVAAGTTITLRVAGTP from the coding sequence GTGAAGCCCACCCGTCGCGTCAGCGCGTGGCTCCAGCACCTGGCGATGGCGGCCGGCGGCTTTCTTCTCGCCTACCTGTTCATCGCCTTCGTGGTGCTCCCGGACGACATCGCGCTGGGCGACATCACCATTCCCGGCGTGGTCGGGCTCACGCAGGCCGATGCCCAGCGCCGACTCTCCGGTCTCGGCCTCAAGGTTTCGTTAGGCGAATCCCGCTTTTCGGCCGACGCCCCCAAGTCCACTGTCCTCGCACAGAACCCGCCGGCGGGGAGCGTCGTCGCCCCCGGCACGACGATCTCGCTGGACGTGAGCGCCGGCCAGCAACGGGCAACGATCCCGGCGCTCGTCGGCCTCGCGAGCGAGGACGCCGAGCGCGAACTCAAGAAGGCCGGGTTGCAGCTGGGGCAGCTGCAAGAGCAGCCGTCCGACTCGGCGAGGGGCCTCGTGCTCGGCTCCAATCCGTCGGATGGGCAGGTCGTCCCGCTCGGGACGAGGGTCGACCTCATCGTGAGCGCCGGCCCCGCCCAGCTCACCATGCCCGACGTGGTGGGACAGGACTTCGAGTCCGCCGCGGCCTTGCTCGCCCAGCTTGGCCTGGTCACCGCCCCCCCCGACCACGACCCCGACTCCACCCTCCCCCGGGGGGCGGTGGTGAGCCAATCACCCGCCGCCGGCGCCTCCGTGGCGGCCGGCACGACCATCACGCTTCGCGTCGCAGGCACGCCATGA